The Terriglobus roseus region TCACCGCAGGGAACACTGATACCACAGATGCCCGCAAGCGAGGCAGCCACTGTATAGATGTCTGCGAGATACATGCTGATGGGATCGTCTGTCTTTTCGCCGAGCTTCCATGCTGGTGTGGGCGTCATGGGAGCGACGATGGCATCCACATCGGCGAAGGCCTTTACAAAGTCCTGCGCGATGAGTGTGCGCACCTGCTGCGCCTTGCGGTAGTACGCATCGTAGTAACCCGCCGAAAGCGAATACGTGCCGAGCAGAATACGGCGCTTCACCTCTGCACCGAAGCCCTCTTCGCGGCTCTCGCGGTACAGCGTGGAGAGGTTCTTTACGTTGTCTGCGCGATGACCATAACGTACGCCGTCAAAACGCGAGAGGTTGCTGCTGGCTTCTGCTGTTGCCAACACGTAGTACGTGGGCACAGCGTATTCGGTATGTGGCAAGCTGATCTGCTTGATGGTGCAGCCCTGCGCCTTTAGGCCTTCGATGACCTTCTCTACCGCCGCACGAATCTCTGCGTCGAGGCCTTCCGCGAAGTATTCCTTCGGAACACCAATCGTCATGCCTGCAATGGGCTTCTTCGATTCCGCAACGTAGTCGCTCAGCGGTTCCTGTGAGCTGGTGGCGTCCATGGTGTCAGGACCCGCGAGGACACCGAGTACGGTGGCAACGTCTTCTACGGAATGCGCCATGGGGCCAACGCGATCCAGTGAGCTGGCGAAGGCGATCAGACCGTAGCGCGAGATGCGTCCGTAGGTTGGCAAGAGACCAACGACTCCGCAGAAGGCTGCTGGCTGACGAACCGAGCCACCCGTGTCTGTACCGAGAGAGATGGAGCAGAAGTCCGCAGCGACTGCCGCCGCAGAACCACCCGATGATCCACCGGGAACGCGGTCCAGAGCACGCGGGTTGCGCACAATGCCGTAGGCGCTGTTTTCATTGCTGCCGCCCATCGCAAACTCGTCGCAATTCAGTTTGCCCAACAGCAGTGCGCCGGCTGCGTCGAGTTTGGCAACGGCAGTGGCGTCGTACGGTGGGTGGTAGTTCTTCAGGATGGCCGAACCAGCAGTGGCTGGTGCGCCGACCATGGTGAGCACGTCCTTAATGCCAATGGGAATGCCTGCAAGCGGAGGAAGTTTCGTACCGGTCTTCACCAGTTCGTCGATGTGTTCGGCCTGACGCAACGCACGCTCTTCCGCCAGCGAGAGAAAGCTGTTGATCTCCTGTCCGGCAATCTGGTCGCCGGTGCGAATGCGCGAGAGGTAATCCGCTGCAATGGCGGAAGCCGTGGTCTTGCCGCTGAGAATAGCGGCTCGAATTTCTGGAATGGTCTTCATGTTCAGCTTTCAGCCTCTAGCTCTTAGCTTGTTGGCTGCGGCGCTCCAATTTGTAGGGCGGCAACCTGACTTGATCTTGATTCAGCGCGAACGAACGACTGCTTTATCGTTCAATGACCTTGGGCACCTTGAAGAAGCGACCATCGGTATCCGGAGCCTCTTCCATCACCGCGGTGCGATCCAGGGAGGGCTTCACGGCATCCGGGCGCAGCGAACTACCTCCCAATGCGGGAGCCTTCTGCAGCAGTTGCCCCACCTGCGCCATGGGTTCCACGCCGTCAGTGTTCAACTTTTGCAACTCGGCAACATGCCCAAGGATGGCGTTCAGGTCGCGCTGCATGCGTGGCTCTTCTTCCGCGGTCAGTTGCAGATTGGCCAGCGCTGCCACATGGCGCACGTCGGCCAGCGTTACAGTTGCGGTTTCAGGATGCGGAGTGGCTGCGGGCGCTTCGTTTGGATCGAATGTCTCAGTCATCGTTTCTTTCTGGCGGGCCTTGGTACTGCCGGTCGCGGTGGTGCGGCGGCGTTTTCAGGCAACACAAAAAGTATATCGGTCACGGGGAGGCGGCTGATGCTGGCCAGGTCGCCACGCAGTTGCCCGTGGATCATTTCAAGCTGACGTTGCCACGCTGTGTCTGGAACAGTGACGGTTGCAACGCCGTCGTGGAACGCGGAGACGCTGGTCCGGCTGGCCGTGCCGTGCCCTGCGGCAACGGCCCATGCGGCTCCGAGACGATCCAACGGCGTCAGGGTATCCAGCGACCTTGCCAGGGAAGTCCGCAGAATGTCGCGCATGGCCTGCATGGTGTATCTCCTCTTTGCAGCTTACCCGTAGGATGAAGAGGATGGCTGCTCCCTCTCGCGTCACACTCCCACTGAACCGTTCTCTGATGAAGATGGGCGAACGCATCGCTGTTGCCGTTAGCGGCGGAGCTGATTCCACAGCGCTCCTACTGGCGTTAAAGGAAGAGGCGGCTGTGTTGGGGATCGGGCTTTCCGCCGCGCATCTGCATCATGGCATTCGTGACGCTGAAGCAGATGCGGACCTGAAATTTCTCCGGGACCTCTGCACTCGGCTGGATATTCCGCTTCATGTGGACCATATAGACGTACCCGCCCAGGCCACGGCAAATGGAGAAACGATTGAGGAAGCTGCCCGCCACGCGCGCCTAGCGTTTTTCGATCGGTTGGTGGAGCAGGGAATCGTCCACTCCGTTGCTACGGCGCATACGCAGGACGATCAGGCCGAGACGGTCATCATGAAACTGATCCGGGGAGCCTGGACGGAAGGGCTGGGTGGGATCTCGCCGGTGATGGAACGCGCCTTCGGCAAACTCATCCGGCCTCTGCTGCCTGCTTCTCGGCAGGATGTGCTGGCGTTCTTGAAAAGCCGCAACCAAACCTGGTGCGAGGATTCCACCAATGCCTCCACGGCTTATACGCGGAATCGTGTTCGGGGGACGCTTATGCCCTTGCTGAAGGAGTTCAACCCGTCCATCGGTGCGACACTTTCGGCCACGGCCGAATTGGCTCGTGAGGAGCATGCCCGATGGCAGCCAGAGATTGCCCGGTTGCTCCAGCAGCTAGCTATGCCCGGAAAGCCGGTTCGCGGCGGTGGGCGTGCCGTGGCGACCTCACCCGAGGAGCAGGGTGTGGCCTTCGAACTGGAACGGCTGCGCGCTCTGGATCTGCCGACGAGACGGCGGCTGATTCGTGCTGCAGTAGAGCGAATGGGCGCGCGTTTGGGGGCTGCCGAGACCCTTCGGATCCTCCTGCTGGCGGGGCTGGCTCCCCCGGAGACGCCCCCCGATCCCACGGTCCCCACCAAGCCGAATAGCCGGCTTCAACTGGCGCACGGGGTGCGGGCAGAGCGGTCGGTTCGGGAGCTTCGGCTGGTCCGGGTGGGTGACGGCATTTCAGCCCGGTAAAGGGGCCGTCCAGAGTTGTCACAAAAACTATGCTTTCCTACCGTCTTTGTCGTATGGCGGGAGTAGAATCGTAGCCATTACGGTGTTATCGCCGCCGGAGTAATCCGAACCCTGCCGCTACCCCATGCGTCTAATCAATTGGGCCACGTATCAGGCAAGGGTGCCGGCCGCGACGAGCGTCACAACTCATCGCGCCGTGGCCGAAAGAAGGGAACCTAACGTTGAATTCCACTGTAAAGACCGTCCTGATCTGGGTGCTGATGATCGCATGTGTCATCTCCGTCTGGCAGTTCGTCATGCACAGCGCCACCGGCGGTCACGATTCATTGATCACGCTGTCGCAATTGCAGGACTACGCTGACAAGGGCCGCGTAGCGGACGTGACGGTCAATGGCACGGATGTCACCGGGCACTTCAAGGATTCCAAGGAGTCCTTCCACACCACCATTCCGTCCAACTATCCAGATTTGTACAAGTCCCTGCATGACAAGGGCGTGAACATCACCATCAAGGACCAGTCGAATTCGTTCTGGTTCGCGGCTCTGGTGCAGTTCCTACCCATGATGCTCATTCTGGGCGTTTTCCTGTTCTTCCTGCGCCAGATGCAGTCTGGCGGCAACAAGGCCCTCAGCTTCGGCAAGAGCCGCGCACGCCTTCTCTCGCTCCAGCAGAAGAAGGTCACGTTCAAGGACGTGGCTGGCGTCGATGAAGCCAAGGAAGAGCTGAAGGAAATCATTGAGTTCCTGCGCGAGGCGCAGAAGTTCCAGAAGCTCGGCGGCCGCATCCCCAAGGGCGTGCTGCTCGTCGGACCTCCGGGAACCGGTAAGACCCTGCTGGCTCGCGCCGTTGCAGGCGAAGCGAACGTGCCGTTCTTCTCCATCTCCGGTTCGGATTTTGTGGAGATGTTCGTCGGCGTGGGCGCATCGCGTGTGCGCGATCTGTTTGAGCAGGGCAAGAAGAATGCTCCCTGCATCATCTTCATCGACGAAATTGATGCTGTGGGTCGTCACCGTGGCGCTGGCCTCGGCGGCGGACACGACGAGCGCGAACAGACGTTGAACCAGTTGCTGGTTGAGATGGATGGTTTCGAGTCCAACGAAGGCGTCATCCTGATTGCAGCAACGAACCGTC contains the following coding sequences:
- the gatA gene encoding Asp-tRNA(Asn)/Glu-tRNA(Gln) amidotransferase subunit GatA: MKTIPEIRAAILSGKTTASAIAADYLSRIRTGDQIAGQEINSFLSLAEERALRQAEHIDELVKTGTKLPPLAGIPIGIKDVLTMVGAPATAGSAILKNYHPPYDATAVAKLDAAGALLLGKLNCDEFAMGGSNENSAYGIVRNPRALDRVPGGSSGGSAAAVAADFCSISLGTDTGGSVRQPAAFCGVVGLLPTYGRISRYGLIAFASSLDRVGPMAHSVEDVATVLGVLAGPDTMDATSSQEPLSDYVAESKKPIAGMTIGVPKEYFAEGLDAEIRAAVEKVIEGLKAQGCTIKQISLPHTEYAVPTYYVLATAEASSNLSRFDGVRYGHRADNVKNLSTLYRESREEGFGAEVKRRILLGTYSLSAGYYDAYYRKAQQVRTLIAQDFVKAFADVDAIVAPMTPTPAWKLGEKTDDPISMYLADIYTVAASLAGICGISVPCGETKDGLPIGVQLLAGHFQEGKLLRVAQAVEDTQKSHA
- the gatC gene encoding Asp-tRNA(Asn)/Glu-tRNA(Gln) amidotransferase subunit GatC translates to MTETFDPNEAPAATPHPETATVTLADVRHVAALANLQLTAEEEPRMQRDLNAILGHVAELQKLNTDGVEPMAQVGQLLQKAPALGGSSLRPDAVKPSLDRTAVMEEAPDTDGRFFKVPKVIER
- a CDS encoding DciA family protein, which encodes MQAMRDILRTSLARSLDTLTPLDRLGAAWAVAAGHGTASRTSVSAFHDGVATVTVPDTAWQRQLEMIHGQLRGDLASISRLPVTDILFVLPENAAAPPRPAVPRPARKKR
- the tilS gene encoding tRNA lysidine(34) synthetase TilS, producing MQLTRRMKRMAAPSRVTLPLNRSLMKMGERIAVAVSGGADSTALLLALKEEAAVLGIGLSAAHLHHGIRDAEADADLKFLRDLCTRLDIPLHVDHIDVPAQATANGETIEEAARHARLAFFDRLVEQGIVHSVATAHTQDDQAETVIMKLIRGAWTEGLGGISPVMERAFGKLIRPLLPASRQDVLAFLKSRNQTWCEDSTNASTAYTRNRVRGTLMPLLKEFNPSIGATLSATAELAREEHARWQPEIARLLQQLAMPGKPVRGGGRAVATSPEEQGVAFELERLRALDLPTRRRLIRAAVERMGARLGAAETLRILLLAGLAPPETPPDPTVPTKPNSRLQLAHGVRAERSVRELRLVRVGDGISAR